The following proteins are co-located in the Oncorhynchus masou masou isolate Uvic2021 unplaced genomic scaffold, UVic_Omas_1.1 unplaced_scaffold_1897, whole genome shotgun sequence genome:
- the LOC135539300 gene encoding uncharacterized protein LOC135539300 translates to MAAQSKQATTHLRKEKPSHNTPGAKEKPSHNTPDAKVKTSHNTPGAKEKPRNNTPGAKDKPSHNTPGAKDKPSHNTPEAKVKTSHNTPGAKEKPSHNTPDAKVKTSHKTPGAKEKPSHNTPGTKDKPSHNTPGAKDNPSHNTPGAKDKTNHNTPEARDKPSHNTPGAKDKPSHNTPEAKVKPSHNTPEAKDKPSHNTPGAKDKPSHNTPEAKVKTNHNTPGAKDKPSHNTPGAKEKPSHNTPDAKVKTSHNTPGAKEKPRNNTPGAKDKPSHNTPGAKDKPSHNTPEAKVKTSHNTPGAKEKPSHNTPDAKVKTSHNTPGAKEKPSHNTPGTKDKPSHNTPGAKDKTNHNTPEAKDKPSHNTPGAKVKPSHNTPDAKDKPSHNTPEAKDKLSHNTPEDQRQTKPQHT, encoded by the exons ATGGCTGCCCAG TCAAAACAAGCCacaacacacctgaggaaagagaAACCAAGCCACAACACACCTGGGGCCAAAGAGAAACCAAGCCACAACACACCTGATGCCAAAGTCAAAACAAGCCACAACACACCTGGGGCCAAAGAGAAACCAAGAAACAACACACCTGGGGCCAAAGACAAACCAAGCCACAACACACCTGGGGCCAAAGACAAACCAAGCCATAACACGCCTGAGGCCAAAGTCAAAACAAGCCACAACACACCTGGGGCCAAAGAGAAACCAAGCCACAACACACCTGATGCCAAAGTCAAAACAAGCCACAAGACACCTGGGGCCAAAGAGAAACCAAGCCACAACACACCTGGGACCAAAGACAAACCAAGCCACAACACACCTGGGGCCAAAGACAATCCAAGCCACAACACACCTGGggccaaagacaaaacaaaccacaacaCACCTGAGGCCAGAGACAAACCAAGCCACAACACACCTGGGGCCAAAGACAAACCAAGCCACAACACACCTGAGGCCAAAGTCAAACCAAGCCACAACACACCTGAGGCCAAAGACAAACCAAGCCACAACACACCTGGGGCCAAAGACAAACCAAGCCATAACACGCCTGAGGCCAAAGTCAAAACAAACCACAACACACCTGGGGCAAAAGACAAACCAAGCCACAACACACCTGGGGCCAAAGAGAAACCAAGCCACAACACACCTGATGCCAAAGTCAAAACAAGCCACAACACACCTGGGGCCAAAGAGAAACCAAGAAACAACACACCTGGGGCCAAAGACAAACCAAGCCACAACACACCTGGGGCCAAAGACAAACCAAGCCATAACACGCCTGAGGCCAAAGTCAAAACAAGCCACAACACACCTGGGGCCAAAGAGAAACCAAGCCACAACACACCTGATGCCAAAGTCAAAACAAGCCACAACACACCTGGGGCCAAAGAGAAACCAAGCCACAACACACCTGGGACCAAAGACAAACCAAGCCACAACACACCTGGggccaaagacaaaacaaaccacaacaCACCTGAGGCCAAAGACAAACCAAGCCACAACACACCTGGGGCCAAAGTCAAACCAAGCCACAACACACCTGATGCCAAAGACAAACCAAGCCACAACACACCTGAGGCCAAAGACAAACTAAGCCACAACACACCTGAGGACCAAAGACAAACCAAGCCACAACACACCTGA